From a single Calothrix sp. NIES-2098 genomic region:
- a CDS encoding phosphate ABC transporter periplasmic phosphate-binding protein yields MFAQLQFKRWACFLPLIAVSLSIASCTADSRSTKTVSLIGAGASFPAPLYQRWIADYNQRNPNVEINYQSLGSSVGVQQLIDGTVDFAASDIGITREQAAKVKRGVIALPMTAGSVVLAYNLPEITTVLKLSRQAYTGIFLGKITNWNDPQIALTNRGVKLPNLAIKVVHRSDGSGTTSVLTQHLSAINPEWKSKVGAGRYIQWPAGIGAKGNEGVTAQIQQIPGAIGYVEYVYATNNKLPVAALENKSGNYIIPTLESVAQTLEAVKLPNNSLIAFIADPKNANSYPIVTYTWLLTYKQYQNSVKAQALKNFVNWAVTEGQISSKELGYIPLSKKVVVQVQSAAKNIDK; encoded by the coding sequence ATGTTTGCTCAACTTCAATTTAAGCGATGGGCTTGCTTTCTACCGCTAATTGCTGTCTCGTTGAGTATTGCTTCCTGCACTGCTGATTCTAGAAGTACCAAGACAGTTTCTCTGATTGGTGCTGGAGCAAGTTTTCCAGCACCTTTATACCAGCGCTGGATTGCAGATTACAACCAACGAAATCCCAACGTAGAAATTAACTATCAATCTCTAGGAAGCAGTGTCGGCGTACAACAACTCATCGATGGTACTGTAGATTTTGCCGCTAGCGATATAGGAATTACACGCGAACAAGCAGCGAAGGTAAAAAGGGGAGTTATCGCTTTACCCATGACTGCTGGCTCGGTCGTGCTAGCTTACAATCTTCCTGAGATAACAACTGTTCTCAAGCTATCACGCCAAGCCTACACAGGTATCTTTTTAGGAAAAATTACGAATTGGAACGATCCTCAAATAGCTTTAACCAATCGAGGTGTAAAGTTACCTAATTTAGCAATTAAAGTTGTACATAGATCCGATGGTAGCGGTACAACCAGCGTCTTAACTCAACATCTAAGTGCTATCAATCCAGAATGGAAAAGTAAAGTCGGGGCTGGTAGATATATACAATGGCCAGCGGGAATTGGTGCTAAAGGTAATGAAGGTGTTACCGCCCAAATTCAACAGATTCCAGGGGCTATTGGCTATGTAGAATACGTCTACGCTACTAACAACAAGTTACCTGTAGCTGCCTTAGAAAATAAATCTGGTAATTACATCATCCCCACACTAGAGTCAGTAGCTCAAACTTTAGAAGCCGTCAAATTACCAAATAATAGCTTGATTGCTTTTATTGCCGATCCTAAAAATGCTAATTCCTATCCAATTGTCACTTACACTTGGCTGCTAACCTATAAACAATATCAAAATTCAGTCAAAGCCCAAGCATTAAAAAACTTTGTTAACTGGGCTGTGACTGAAGGACAAATATCAAGTAAGGAACTAGGATATATTCCTTTGTCTAAAAAAGTTGTGGTTCAGGTACAGTCTGCGGCGAAGAATATTGACAAATAA
- a CDS encoding YCII-like protein has product MPWFVKIEAGKVDKPTFDQYVPAHKAYVHDLIAKGHKAKTGYWAEFGGGMMLFEAESMDEAQAIVALDPLVQNGCVNYQLHEWRIVVE; this is encoded by the coding sequence ATGCCTTGGTTTGTGAAGATTGAAGCAGGCAAAGTCGATAAACCGACCTTTGACCAATACGTACCTGCCCATAAAGCTTACGTTCACGACTTAATTGCCAAAGGACACAAAGCGAAAACGGGATATTGGGCAGAATTCGGAGGCGGGATGATGCTGTTTGAGGCAGAATCGATGGACGAAGCCCAAGCAATTGTAGCCCTTGACCCATTGGTACAAAATGGCTGTGTGAATTACCAACTGCACGAATGGCGAATTGTAGTGGAATAA
- a CDS encoding regulatory protein produces MGRSSLRRLWKRIILFLSKLAGFLKGKRRRLKRRRDLLRLNTQIPSQVEPPISSKAEKDKASVTSLDPHIPVQVAHTEQTISGNDNVVQNIKGDNNIIVGRVEGSLTINYRRPIDRPFQAPSLPANFVDRPQVTLEIKARLLANTSAAGALLISAIHGLGGIGKTTLITALAHDEDIQKRFSGGVLWATLGQEPDILTLLSSWVQALGDYEFRAVNVEGTSAHLRSLLHDRAVLLVVDDAWEPDKVKPFMVASSQSQLLITSRRADVADAVGAYLQKLNLMTPAESLELLSKSLEREITEIEKPEALRVAETVGYLPIALNLVAARVKWGIAWEKLEAALKQEVANLKVLYGPRQENSLEATFNLSLKALQDYDQQAWENFIWLGVLPEDVTIAAPMAATLWEMESQDAANECLELLWNDALLQSDAPVFVGGVEWKGYRLHDLLHDVARSRLTKSPPTGMGLDLHAAHSQLLERYQQKTQNNLWHTLANDGYIHQNLVWHLEKAQRVEEIHSLLREESVTGNNGWHEAREKVGQTGGYITDISRAWQLAEANWDESTLPQVVGLQCRYALITASLNSLAANLPAKLLVALVKNKVWTPEQGLAYALQKPEPKQKVEAVVELINYLPANLEKIAEKEALTIARAIQDERYCADFLIALAGKRQEISPEVLSAARAIEYELYRAEVLSALAEKLPELLPEALSTARAIEDERYRTQALIALAEKLPELLPEVLSAVRAIEYESDRASILITLVENLPPQLLPEALSIAMAIQDERCRAPALITLAEKLPPELLAKAVSAAKAIEDEQYRACTLIALAEKLSELLPEAIAIFRAIEENIYYTSLPLYARPHSRLPSSWPPKAIAIWTAIEEERYRVSSAIALVEKLPADLLIKALTSAKAIKDKQYRVETLSALAEKFPLELLPEALSAVNSMELEWYCAEALSALAYKLPPELLKETLTTALAIQDEYSRASLLRVLAENLPPELLPEALSAARAIENKSYLAPVLSALAQHLPELLTEALSAVKAIENKNYRIDVLSKLAQKRPEFLLEALTVARTIEYDSDRTPVLRALAEKLPPELLPEALSDLKAIQDEEYRAKILSALAQKLPPDLLLEALTLTRAIEYKSDRAPVFRALAEKLPPELLQVALTAARAIQNEEYRAEALSALAEKLPELLPEALSATRAIENEYDRAKTLSALVQKLPPELLPEALSAARAIQHQEYRTEALRALAEKLPELLPEALTTAVAIENEHYRAETLSALVHSLPPELLPEALTVAREMEVNYYRAKVLSALAEKLPELLKEALTIAMTIDDEWLRAEVLSALAPNLPLELLTQALTAATAIESEEYRAQVLIALAQNLPPELVTEALTAARMLESEQYRAQVLIALAQNLAPELLKELLTVARGIQNQEYSAQVLIALAQNLPELLQEALTAARKIDYEEYRAQALSALAEQLPELLPEALSTVREIQYEQYRAQTLSALAKKLPPELLAEALTAAEAIEDEQYRAPVLSALASGLSPIPSAQLFSVWGDTLYKLSLRTRPILLHSIKALFPVIFALGGDAATVEVARGIVDVGRWWR; encoded by the coding sequence GTGGGGAGAAGCAGCCTGAGAAGGTTATGGAAGCGGATAATACTTTTTTTATCTAAGTTAGCTGGCTTTTTGAAAGGGAAGCGTCGCAGATTAAAACGTAGGCGAGATTTACTCAGATTAAATACGCAGATTCCATCTCAGGTTGAACCACCAATTTCCAGCAAAGCAGAAAAAGATAAAGCTTCTGTCACTAGTTTAGATCCCCATATTCCGGTTCAGGTTGCACATACAGAACAAACAATTTCCGGTAACGACAATGTTGTGCAAAATATCAAGGGTGACAACAACATTATTGTCGGTCGGGTAGAAGGCAGTCTGACTATTAATTATCGTCGCCCAATCGACAGACCTTTTCAAGCACCGAGTTTACCTGCTAATTTTGTCGATCGCCCCCAAGTTACTCTAGAAATTAAAGCTCGTCTATTGGCAAATACATCTGCTGCTGGTGCGTTGCTCATCAGTGCAATTCACGGTTTAGGTGGTATAGGTAAGACAACTTTAATTACAGCCCTTGCCCATGATGAAGATATCCAAAAGCGTTTCTCTGGTGGCGTGCTTTGGGCAACTTTAGGGCAAGAACCAGATATTCTCACCCTGTTAAGTAGTTGGGTGCAAGCTTTGGGAGACTACGAATTTCGGGCGGTGAATGTAGAAGGAACTTCAGCCCATTTACGCAGTTTACTCCACGATCGCGCTGTTTTATTAGTAGTTGATGATGCTTGGGAACCAGATAAAGTTAAACCCTTTATGGTAGCCAGTTCCCAATCCCAACTATTAATTACTTCGCGGCGGGCTGATGTGGCTGATGCTGTGGGTGCTTATTTGCAAAAATTGAATTTGATGACACCAGCAGAATCGCTGGAATTACTTTCTAAGTCTTTAGAACGAGAAATCACAGAAATAGAAAAACCAGAGGCTTTGCGAGTAGCCGAGACTGTGGGATACTTACCCATTGCTCTGAATTTGGTAGCAGCCAGAGTTAAATGGGGAATCGCATGGGAGAAGTTGGAAGCAGCTTTGAAGCAAGAGGTGGCAAATTTAAAAGTCTTATACGGGCCGCGTCAAGAAAACTCTTTAGAAGCAACTTTCAATTTAAGCCTGAAAGCTTTACAAGACTACGACCAACAAGCCTGGGAAAATTTTATTTGGTTGGGAGTGTTACCAGAGGATGTCACAATAGCCGCACCAATGGCCGCGACATTATGGGAGATGGAATCCCAAGATGCAGCTAATGAGTGTTTAGAGCTACTGTGGAATGATGCCTTACTTCAGTCTGATGCACCTGTATTTGTCGGTGGTGTGGAGTGGAAAGGCTACAGGTTGCATGACTTATTACATGATGTTGCTCGTAGTCGCTTAACTAAATCTCCGCCTACAGGGATGGGTTTGGATTTACACGCTGCGCACAGCCAACTGCTAGAACGCTATCAACAAAAGACGCAAAACAATCTCTGGCATACCTTAGCTAATGATGGTTACATTCATCAAAATTTAGTTTGGCATTTAGAAAAGGCTCAACGAGTAGAAGAAATTCACTCCTTATTGCGGGAGGAGTCGGTAACGGGAAACAATGGTTGGCATGAAGCGCGAGAGAAAGTAGGACAAACTGGGGGTTACATCACAGATATTTCTCGTGCTTGGCAATTAGCCGAAGCAAATTGGGATGAATCCACCTTACCCCAAGTGGTAGGTTTGCAATGTCGCTATGCTTTAATTACAGCTTCCCTAAATAGTTTGGCAGCTAATTTACCAGCAAAACTGCTGGTGGCATTAGTGAAAAATAAAGTCTGGACTCCCGAACAAGGACTAGCTTACGCGCTGCAAAAACCAGAACCAAAGCAGAAAGTCGAAGCTGTTGTTGAGTTAATTAACTATTTACCAGCAAATTTAGAGAAAATCGCTGAGAAAGAAGCACTCACCATTGCTAGGGCGATTCAGGATGAGAGGTATTGCGCCGATTTCCTTATAGCATTAGCCGGGAAACGACAAGAGATATCGCCAGAAGTACTCTCGGCTGCTAGGGCGATTGAGTATGAGTTATATCGTGCCGAAGTTCTGAGTGCATTAGCCGAGAAATTACCAGAGTTGTTACCAGAAGCACTCTCCACCGCTAGGGCAATTGAGGATGAGAGATATCGCACCCAAGCCCTGATAGCATTAGCCGAGAAACTACCAGAGTTGTTACCAGAAGTACTCTCTGCTGTGAGGGCGATTGAGTATGAGAGCGATCGCGCCTCTATCTTGATAACATTAGTCGAGAATCTACCGCCACAGTTGTTGCCTGAAGCACTCTCCATTGCTATGGCAATTCAGGATGAACGGTGTCGCGCTCCAGCTCTAATCACATTAGCTGAGAAACTACCACCAGAGTTGTTAGCAAAAGCAGTCTCCGCCGCTAAGGCGATTGAGGATGAGCAGTATCGTGCCTGTACTCTGATAGCATTAGCTGAGAAATTATCAGAGTTGTTGCCTGAAGCGATCGCTATCTTCAGGGCGATTGAGGAGAACATATACTACACCTCCCTTCCCCTATATGCAAGACCCCACTCCCGACTACCATCATCTTGGCCTCCAAAAGCGATCGCTATCTGGACGGCGATTGAGGAGGAGAGGTATCGTGTCTCTAGCGCGATCGCCTTAGTCGAGAAACTACCAGCAGATTTGTTAATCAAAGCACTCACCTCTGCTAAAGCAATTAAGGATAAGCAATATCGCGTTGAAACCCTGAGTGCATTAGCCGAGAAATTTCCCTTAGAGTTGTTGCCTGAAGCACTCTCCGCCGTAAACTCGATGGAATTGGAGTGGTATTGTGCCGAAGCCCTGAGTGCATTAGCTTACAAACTACCACCAGAGTTATTAAAAGAAACTCTTACTACGGCTCTGGCAATTCAGGATGAGTATTCTCGTGCCTCACTTCTGAGAGTATTAGCTGAGAATCTACCACCTGAGTTGTTACCAGAAGCACTATCTGCCGCTAGGGCAATTGAAAATAAGAGCTATCTTGCCCCTGTCCTGAGTGCATTAGCCCAGCATCTCCCAGAATTGTTGACTGAAGCACTGTCTGCTGTTAAAGCAATTGAAAATAAAAACTATCGCATTGATGTCCTAAGTAAATTAGCTCAAAAACGACCAGAGTTTTTGTTAGAAGCTCTGACTGTCGCTAGGACGATTGAGTATGATAGCGATCGCACTCCAGTCCTCAGGGCATTAGCTGAGAAACTGCCACCTGAGTTGTTGCCGGAAGCACTCTCTGACTTGAAAGCAATTCAGGATGAGGAGTATCGTGCCAAAATCTTGAGTGCATTAGCCCAGAAACTGCCACCTGATTTGTTACTAGAAGCTCTCACTCTCACTAGGGCGATTGAATATAAAAGCGATCGCGCTCCAGTCTTCAGAGCATTAGCCGAGAAACTACCACCAGAGTTGTTACAAGTAGCACTCACTGCTGCTAGAGCCATTCAGAATGAAGAGTATCGCGCCGAAGCTTTGAGTGCATTAGCTGAAAAACTACCAGAGTTGTTACCAGAAGCACTATCTGCCACTAGGGCAATTGAGAATGAGTACGATCGCGCCAAAACCCTAAGTGCATTAGTCCAAAAACTACCACCAGAGTTGTTACCTGAAGCACTGAGCGCTGCTAGAGCCATTCAGCATCAGGAGTACCGCACCGAAGCCCTGAGGGCATTAGCTGAAAAACTACCAGAGTTATTACCAGAAGCACTCACTACCGCTGTGGCGATTGAGAATGAGCATTATCGCGCCGAAACCCTGAGTGCATTAGTCCACAGTCTACCACCCGAATTACTGCCAGAAGCTCTCACCGTTGCTAGAGAAATGGAAGTAAATTATTATCGTGCCAAAGTCCTGAGTGCATTAGCTGAAAAACTACCAGAGTTATTAAAAGAAGCACTCACCATCGCTATGACGATTGATGATGAGTGGCTGCGCGCCGAAGTCCTAAGTGCATTAGCCCCGAATCTACCACTAGAGTTGTTAACACAAGCACTCACCGCTGCTACAGCGATTGAGTCTGAGGAGTATCGCGCCCAAGTCCTGATTGCATTAGCCCAGAATTTACCACCAGAGTTGGTGACAGAAGCACTCACAGCCGCTAGGATGCTAGAGTCTGAACAGTATCGTGCCCAAGTCCTGATTGCATTAGCCCAGAATTTAGCACCAGAATTATTAAAAGAATTACTCACCGTCGCTAGAGGAATTCAGAATCAGGAGTATAGTGCCCAAGTTTTGATAGCATTAGCCCAGAATCTGCCAGAGTTATTACAAGAAGCACTCACTGCTGCTAGAAAGATTGACTATGAGGAGTATCGCGCTCAAGCCTTGAGTGCATTAGCCGAGCAACTACCAGAACTGTTGCCAGAAGCACTCTCTACTGTCAGGGAGATTCAGTATGAGCAGTATCGCGCCCAAACCCTGAGTGCATTGGCCAAGAAATTACCACCAGAGTTGTTAGCAGAAGCACTCACAGCCGCTGAGGCAATTGAAGATGAGCAGTATCGCGCCCCTGTTCTGAGTGCATTAGCTTCCGGTTTATCACCAATACCATCTGCGCAGCTTTTCTCTGTTTGGGGGGATACTCTTTACAAGCTATCGCTTCGTACTCGCCCTATCTTGTTGCACAGTATCAAGGCATTATTTCCCGTTATCTTTGCATTGGGTGGTGACGCCGCAACAGTAGAAGTGGCTCGTGGGATTGTAGATGTGGGGCGATGGTGGCGATAA
- a CDS encoding peptidase C26 has product MSRKSRNALIGITTYGRKDAIPFSLPSAYIDAVRAAGGTPILLPPGETEPARLLEPLDGLIISGGGDIHPVWYNGCDHPSIYSVDGDRDAFELQLAKFALEHHLPVFGICRGLQILIVASGGTLIPHVPEVYGNSVLHRLDPEPGRRLPTEHMVKINAASRLADCVQNTQISVVSWHHQAVHQVPSGWRVVAHALEDEVIEAVEHEHHPWAIGVQWHPELSAANDPNHQRIFQAFVQATYTKQSLLTA; this is encoded by the coding sequence ATGAGTAGAAAATCGCGAAATGCTTTGATTGGGATTACAACTTATGGACGCAAAGACGCAATACCATTTTCTTTGCCAAGTGCTTACATTGATGCTGTCCGCGCCGCAGGTGGTACTCCCATATTATTACCGCCAGGAGAAACTGAGCCGGCAAGGCTTTTAGAACCGCTAGATGGATTGATCATCTCCGGTGGTGGAGATATTCATCCTGTTTGGTATAACGGTTGCGACCACCCTAGCATTTATTCTGTAGATGGCGATCGCGATGCTTTTGAACTGCAACTAGCTAAGTTTGCCCTTGAGCATCATTTACCTGTATTTGGTATCTGTCGGGGTTTGCAAATTCTCATCGTCGCTTCTGGCGGAACTCTCATTCCCCACGTCCCAGAAGTATACGGTAATTCAGTATTGCATCGTCTAGATCCCGAACCAGGAAGGCGCTTACCAACAGAACACATGGTGAAAATCAATGCCGCCAGCCGTTTAGCTGACTGCGTACAAAATACTCAAATTTCTGTAGTTTCTTGGCATCACCAAGCAGTACACCAAGTACCATCTGGATGGCGTGTTGTTGCCCATGCTTTAGAAGATGAAGTCATTGAAGCTGTGGAACACGAGCATCATCCTTGGGCTATAGGCGTACAATGGCATCCAGAACTTTCAGCTGCTAACGATCCCAATCATCAAAGAATTTTTCAGGCTTTTGTTCAAGCAACATATACTAAACAAAGTTTACTAACAGCTTGA
- a CDS encoding cytochrome c biogenesis protein, transmembrane region — protein MLETLQIQLYKLEQFANALVSNQLGHLSVVSIGIIFVAGLLTSLTPCMLSMLPITIGYIGGYEAKSRLQAAAQSTWFALGLATTLAGLGIIAAFVGKVYGQVGMGLPIIVSIIAILMGLNLLEALPLQFPSLGETNWISQDLPPGVRSYSIGLTFGLVASPCSTPVLASLLGWVANTQDLILGAALLITYTAGYVAPLILAGTFTAAIKKLLELRRWSGWINPVSGVLLVGFGVFSLISRIPFGSF, from the coding sequence ATGCTTGAGACTTTGCAAATCCAACTTTACAAACTAGAACAATTTGCCAATGCCCTTGTCTCTAATCAACTGGGACACCTCAGCGTGGTGAGTATTGGCATTATTTTCGTGGCTGGTCTTCTTACCAGCCTGACGCCTTGTATGCTGTCTATGCTGCCTATTACCATTGGTTATATCGGCGGCTATGAAGCAAAAAGCCGTCTGCAAGCAGCAGCCCAATCTACCTGGTTCGCGCTGGGATTAGCAACCACACTCGCAGGATTGGGAATAATCGCAGCTTTTGTGGGCAAAGTTTACGGCCAAGTGGGAATGGGTTTACCGATTATTGTCAGCATTATCGCCATTCTTATGGGGCTGAACTTACTGGAAGCCTTACCTCTACAATTTCCTTCCTTGGGCGAAACGAATTGGATTTCGCAAGATTTACCGCCTGGAGTGCGTTCTTACTCTATTGGCTTGACTTTCGGTTTAGTGGCGTCACCTTGTAGTACCCCAGTTTTAGCTAGCTTGCTGGGTTGGGTGGCGAATACCCAAGACTTAATTTTAGGCGCTGCGTTGCTTATTACTTACACAGCAGGCTATGTAGCCCCCTTGATTTTGGCAGGTACTTTTACGGCTGCAATTAAAAAGCTGTTGGAATTGCGTCGCTGGTCTGGTTGGATTAACCCAGTTAGCGGTGTGTTATTGGTAGGCTTTGGTGTGTTTTCTTTAATTTCGCGGATTCCCTTTGGAAGTTTTTAA
- a CDS encoding 7-cyano-7-deazaguanine reductase, with protein sequence MTTDTTEMKYGEREIAEGQLITFPNPRVGRRYDISITLPEFTCKCPFSGYPDFATIYISYVPDERVVELKALKLYINSYRDRYISHEESANQILDDFVAACDPLEATVKADFTPRGNVHTVVEVRHQKPS encoded by the coding sequence ATGACAACTGACACCACAGAAATGAAATATGGCGAACGCGAGATTGCGGAAGGACAACTAATTACCTTTCCAAATCCGCGTGTAGGTAGGCGATATGACATTAGCATTACTTTGCCGGAGTTTACCTGCAAATGTCCGTTTTCCGGCTATCCTGATTTTGCGACAATTTATATTAGCTACGTTCCTGATGAGCGTGTAGTGGAATTAAAGGCACTCAAGCTATACATTAACAGTTACCGCGATCGCTATATTTCCCACGAGGAGTCTGCCAATCAAATTCTCGATGATTTTGTCGCTGCTTGCGATCCTTTAGAAGCAACGGTAAAAGCAGATTTTACGCCCCGTGGTAACGTGCATACAGTAGTGGAAGTGCGGCATCAGAAGCCATCATAA
- a CDS encoding ResB-like protein translates to MTTENSTTTESSWWSLLGHFLRREFLPVLTDLRLAIALLLLIALFSVSGTVIEQGQSPAFYQANYPEHPALFGFLSWKVIQVVGLDHVYRTWWFLSLLVFFGTSLTACTFTRQLPALKAAQRWKYYDEPRQFQKLALSAELDKGSLNTLTQILKNQRYKIFQEKDDILYARKGIIGRIGPIIVHIGIVTILLGGIWGAITGFVAQEMVPSGDTFQVKNIIDAGPLALSQVPKDWSVRVNRFWIDYTPAGGIDQFYSDMSVLNNRGQEVDRKKIFVNQPLRYQGVTFYQTDWGISGVRVQFNNSPIFQLPMAQLDTNGQGRIWGTWIPTKPDLSEGVSLIAKDLQGMVLIYDGTGKLINTVRAGMSTQVNGVRLKIVELIGSTGLQIKVDPGIPIVYTGFALLMLGVVMSYFSHSQIWALQKGDRLYVGGKTNRAQVAFEQQVLEILDRLSNSSEDNKGINPTQSLASNS, encoded by the coding sequence ATGACAACAGAAAATTCAACGACCACAGAATCAAGTTGGTGGTCATTACTAGGGCACTTCTTGCGACGAGAGTTTTTACCTGTACTGACAGATTTACGATTAGCGATCGCACTTTTACTATTAATCGCTTTATTTAGCGTTAGCGGTACGGTCATCGAACAAGGTCAATCACCTGCATTTTACCAAGCCAACTACCCAGAACACCCCGCCCTATTTGGCTTTCTGAGTTGGAAGGTGATTCAAGTAGTCGGATTAGACCATGTATATCGGACTTGGTGGTTTCTGAGTTTGTTGGTCTTTTTTGGTACTAGCTTGACTGCTTGTACTTTTACTCGCCAACTTCCAGCTTTAAAAGCTGCCCAACGCTGGAAATATTACGACGAACCGCGACAATTTCAAAAATTAGCTTTGAGTGCGGAACTAGATAAAGGTTCCTTGAATACCCTTACCCAAATTTTAAAAAACCAACGTTATAAAATTTTTCAAGAAAAAGACGATATTCTCTATGCCCGTAAGGGAATAATCGGACGCATCGGCCCGATTATAGTTCATATCGGCATTGTCACAATTCTCTTAGGAGGAATTTGGGGAGCAATCACGGGTTTTGTCGCCCAAGAAATGGTTCCCAGTGGCGATACATTTCAAGTGAAGAATATTATTGATGCAGGGCCTTTAGCGTTATCTCAAGTTCCTAAAGATTGGTCTGTCAGAGTTAATCGATTTTGGATTGACTATACTCCTGCTGGTGGAATCGATCAGTTTTATTCAGATATGTCTGTCTTAAATAATCGAGGACAGGAAGTTGACCGTAAAAAGATTTTTGTTAATCAACCTCTGCGTTATCAGGGCGTAACTTTCTATCAAACTGATTGGGGAATTTCCGGCGTTCGCGTTCAATTTAATAACAGCCCGATTTTCCAATTACCAATGGCACAATTGGACACTAACGGCCAAGGACGTATCTGGGGTACATGGATTCCGACAAAACCAGATCTAAGCGAAGGCGTTTCTTTAATAGCCAAAGACTTACAAGGTATGGTATTAATTTACGATGGCACAGGTAAGTTAATTAATACTGTACGTGCAGGAATGTCTACCCAAGTGAATGGGGTAAGGCTGAAAATTGTTGAACTAATTGGTAGTACTGGCTTACAAATTAAAGTCGATCCAGGTATTCCGATTGTGTACACGGGATTCGCTTTATTGATGTTGGGTGTAGTGATGAGTTACTTTTCTCACTCACAAATTTGGGCATTACAAAAAGGCGATCGCCTGTATGTTGGTGGTAAAACTAATCGCGCCCAAGTTGCTTTTGAACAACAAGTTTTGGAGATTTTAGATCGCTTAAGTAACAGTTCAGAAGATAACAAGGGAATTAACCCTACACAATCTTTGGCTTCCAATTCATGA